Proteins encoded within one genomic window of Hermetia illucens chromosome 2, iHerIll2.2.curated.20191125, whole genome shotgun sequence:
- the LOC119647689 gene encoding uncharacterized protein LOC119647689: MLCSKCKDFSMHLPNYDSFICEFGHVLCRSCSAESQDKNRCSICSGRIIRQTELYLEAHPKTVFRNVEREPCSEAANVNNTRTEKCSPDLISLMPRHDEIIITDSEFTSNAILNSADYACDGSRNDNSMAHTLSLDPNLDRLMQNKSSYINCKSRWEFEPDKPFEIDTDSDLSDSNTVIQHLTEFRKATNYTPPATVTAYKVRNAESFYEATIITTSKDRISSKISTTVPRSYTLPYPAHTMDARKVHVSTTTEKDSIVQPKHPLKTQMPAYENSEKRPQRIIEFSNSFSENIREKLKNEVYSSFDEGKLNPKNEFMIKGVQGDIPPQIRFYDATARGKDNFLSDTITAEIEKALKNLNLFPRIVHGSVRRDEIVRQSKCILRQRILEEVYSPFEDKSESSATDKTSDDKNLEQPDEIQTEKDEIQAADLPITESNNDKQVNNTKQIDDTIMDKARTIGTSTESYPKLNTDPSIAAVSKPNDKDAHFAEDAYIQEASEFAIPSPLEENSSNELNSEGSWRTSYNSPLSSTVDTRKSVKLNTLMNPIPILPNSDHTFPIKSGISFAKVSEPLYDIPEVNSDGEEFPEKVHENTVYYCQVEHTSQKESSPEQSRNGRPTSRPVAIQVGDYFESPSTNLGNIKDIRDFIRFLQKEYSNLRLKDLKNIIMNIPSDENTKKSVDFKLSRPKDEPNETSPIRFRVEDEMKIPPQSQPSQHLLKEINITASRAHFQLLADMFSILPQYKTLPATDNDIHTRKRSSEIPKAANLNIPRSPIICPISSCSKLVFVSEFSKHIKIDHERIPVECMAPSMHKNLFFDPKLGHYGFNKCHAMYLVIDRIKDLGSKDYKDYLPVLLMSTKISLADILRSEGKSRKRAIKNSDICLMIWLTGLTLPDLPIYYTLIAWCRKCKVPRCHIAHSGQIYPIRNKQDYRSVFKSGQFLLLRYEQWMLLSNNGNDLMELQIVIH; the protein is encoded by the exons ATGCTTTGTTCAAAATGCAAAGATTTCTCTATGCATTTGCCAAATTATGACAGCTTCATTTGTGAATTTGGACATGTCTTATGCCGGTCATGTAGTGCCGAAAGCCAGGACAAAAATCGTTGCAGTATTTGCAGTGGACGCATAATCCGACAAACTGAATTATATCTGGAAGCTCATCCCAAAACGGTGTTTCGAAACGTTGAACGTGAGCCATGCAGTGAAGCTGCCAATGTTAACAATACAAGGACTGAAAAGTGTAGCCCGGATTTGATATCCCTTATGCCACGTCATGAT gAAATAATAATCACTGATTCAGAGTTCACTTCAAATGCAATATTAAATAGCGCAGATTACGCATGCGACGGCAGCAGAAATGATAATTCC ATGGCCCATACACTCTCACTTGATCCAAATCTCGATAGACTAATGCAAAACAAATCAAGTTACATAAATTGCAAATCCCGGTGGGAGTTTGAACCTGACAAGCCATTTGAAATTGACACCGACTCAGATTTATCCGACTCGAACACAGTCATTCAGCATTTAACAGAATTTCGTAAAGCAACTAATTATACACCCCCCGCTACGGTTACTGCTTACAAAGTTCGAAATGCTGAATCCTTTTACGAAGCTACAATTATCACTACATCAAAAGATCGAATATCTTCGAAAATTTCAACCACGGTCCCTAGAAGCTATACTCTGCCTTACCCGGCTCATACCATGGATGCTAGGAAAGTCCATGTTAGCACCACAACAGAAAAGGATTCAATTGTTCAACCCAAACATCCTTTGAAAACGCAAATGCCAGCATATGAAAACTCTGAGAAAAGACCTCAACGGATCATAGAATTCAGTAACAGCTTCAGTGAAAATATTcgggaaaaactgaaaaacgaAGTATATTCGTCATTCGATGAAGGAAAGTTGAACCCTAAAAATGAGTTCATGATTAAAGGCGTACAAGGGGACATTCCCCCACAAATAAGATTTTACGACGCAACGGCAAGAGGCAAAGATAATTTCTTATCAGATACAATAACGGCAGAGATTGAAAAAGcgctgaaaaatttgaatttgtttcCAAGAATCGTACATGGAAGCGTACGTCGTGACGAGATAGTGCGACAATCTAAATGTATCTTGcgacagagaatcttggaagaGGTTTATTCCCCTTTCGAAGATAAGTCAGAAAGCAGTGCGACAGATAAAACCTCCGACGATAAAAATCTGGAACAACCTGATGAAATTCAAACAGAAAAAGATGAAATACAAGCAGCTGATCTACCAATCACCGAAAGTAATAACGACAAACAAGTCAACAATACCAAACAAATTGACGATACCATTATGGACAAAGCACGGACGATTGGAACGTCTACGGAATCATATCCAAAACTCAATACAGATCCTTCCATAGCTGCTGTAAGTAAGCCAAACGATAAAGATGCACATTTCGCCGAAGATGCATACATCCAAGAAGCGTctgaattcgctatcccttctcCATTAGAAGAGAATTCCAGCAATGAGTTGAACTCTGAAGGAAGTTGGAGGACGTCCTACAATAGTCCACTAAGTAGTACAGTTGATACTCGTAAATCAGTCAAGCTCAACACCCTGATGAACCCTATTCCTATTCTCCCAAACTCTGATCATACTTTCCCCATCAAGTCAGGGATTTCTTTTGCAAAGGTCAGTGAGCCTCTATACGATATTCCTGAAGTCAACTCAGACGGTGAGGAATTTCCCGAAAAAGTGCATGAGAATACAGTTTACTACTGTCAAGTGGAGCATACATCGCAGAAAGAAAGCTCCCCAGAACAGTCAAGGAATGGCAGACCGACAAGCAGACCAGTCGCTATTCAAGTAGGCGATTATTTTGAAAGTCCTTCGACCAATCTGGGAAACattaaggatatccgcgattttATCCGCTTCCTTCAGAAAGAGTATTCAAACCTACGACTGAAAGATCTCAAAAACATTATCATGAACATCCCTTCAGACGAAAATACTAAAAAGAGCGTCGATTTTAAATTAAGTCGTCCAAAAGATGAACCAAATGAAACTTCACCAATCCGCTTCAGAGTTGAAGATGAAATGAAAATCCCACCACAATCTCAACCCTCTCAGCATTTATTGAAGGAAATAAACATCACAGCCTCGAGGGCTCACTTTCAGTTACTCGCCGATATGTTCTCAATTCTTCCCCAATATAAAACACTGCCTGCGACTGATAACGATATCCATACCCGCAAAAGATCTTCAGAAATTCCCAAGGCAGCTAATCTGAATATCCCAAGGAGCCCGATAATATGCCCAATTTCAAGTTGCAGTAAATTGGTATTCGTATCTGAATTTTCAAAGCACATAAAGATTGATCACGAACGAATCCCTGTGGAATGCATGGCACCTAGCATGCATAAGAATCTATTTTTCGACCCCAAACTTGGCCACTATGGCTTCAACAAATGTCACGCTATGTATCTAGTAATCGATAGAATTAAGGATCTGGGCAGCAAAGACTACAAAGATTATCTGCCGGTCTTGTTAATGTCGACGAAGATCAGCTTAGCAGATATATTGAGATCAGAAGGGAAATCTCGTAAAAGGGCCATAAAGAACAGTGACATTTGCTTGATGATCTGGTTGACTGGTCTCACCCTTCCGGATCTGCCAATCTATTACACGTTGATCGCTTGGTGCAGGAAATGCAAGGTCCCTCGGTGTCATATCGCCCACTCTGGGCAGATATACCCAATCCGGAATAAGCAGGACTATCGATCGGTTTTCAAGAGCGGTCAATTTTTGTTGTTAAGATATGAACAGTGGATGCTACTATCGAACAATGGGAACGATCTGATGGAATTACAAATAGTTATACATTAA